The Deltaproteobacteria bacterium genome has a window encoding:
- a CDS encoding ACP S-malonyltransferase: MTDTKQENQTPQASLLGPILLSALTPAILGKKLRNLLLRLEEPTIPCEQTIKQNHLSATEQYKYRIAILATSQEELISHVREALCQIRLQPQKQISKQSGIYYNAGASTSPVAFVFPGQGSQYLGMTEMLSRTWQPALAAWKQAAKLRFTGEKKSINEIVFPDSHGSKQTPEKHLKQLTDTQWAQPAIGTASLAYLNLLQCLGIQADAVGGHSYGELTALYAAKAIDSDTLLKLARRRGELMRDAANIPGAMTAVRSPAKKVEEILLAHHVKVRLANDNAPNQVVLSGTVDTIEQAEAVLESQGLRVQRLPVATAFHSSVVESAEKPFLDTLTREDICTPNIPVYANTTGLPYPDGPRSIRKTLSSQITNTVRFVEQINNMHQAGIRTFVEVGPGTVLSGLIRRILKGKEHTCISLNSKKTSDVTAFIHAIGRMWTLGIPMNIQNLWAEQFSVEAPRTELTVHRTEPSFAKVA, from the coding sequence ATGACTGACACAAAACAAGAAAACCAAACACCTCAAGCATCTCTTCTGGGCCCTATTCTACTCTCGGCCCTCACCCCTGCAATATTAGGTAAAAAACTCCGAAACCTTCTTTTACGACTTGAAGAACCCACAATCCCCTGCGAACAAACAATCAAACAAAATCATTTAAGCGCTACGGAACAATACAAGTACCGGATCGCGATTTTGGCAACTTCTCAAGAAGAGCTCATCTCCCATGTCCGAGAAGCTCTTTGCCAAATAAGACTCCAACCCCAAAAACAAATATCAAAGCAATCTGGGATTTATTACAACGCCGGGGCCAGCACATCTCCAGTGGCATTCGTATTTCCAGGTCAAGGAAGTCAATATCTGGGCATGACCGAAATGCTATCGAGAACTTGGCAACCCGCGCTTGCCGCATGGAAGCAAGCAGCTAAGTTACGATTCACTGGCGAGAAAAAATCCATCAATGAGATAGTCTTTCCCGATTCTCATGGATCCAAACAAACCCCCGAAAAACACCTCAAACAGCTCACCGATACGCAATGGGCACAACCAGCCATTGGAACCGCATCTTTGGCCTACCTAAACCTCCTACAATGTCTGGGTATTCAAGCCGATGCTGTTGGCGGCCATAGCTATGGCGAATTGACCGCACTCTACGCAGCTAAAGCAATAGACAGCGATACACTTCTTAAGCTGGCACGCCGTCGAGGCGAACTCATGCGAGATGCCGCCAATATTCCGGGCGCAATGACGGCTGTGCGTTCACCAGCAAAAAAAGTCGAGGAAATCCTTCTTGCGCATCATGTAAAAGTTCGATTGGCCAATGACAATGCACCCAACCAGGTGGTCCTTTCAGGAACGGTCGATACCATCGAGCAAGCAGAAGCTGTGCTTGAATCTCAGGGGCTGCGTGTCCAGAGATTGCCTGTGGCAACAGCCTTTCACTCATCTGTAGTTGAATCGGCAGAAAAACCCTTCCTGGATACTCTCACCCGCGAGGATATCTGCACTCCAAATATTCCAGTCTATGCAAATACCACAGGACTACCTTATCCAGATGGACCTCGATCTATTAGAAAAACATTGTCCTCCCAAATAACCAATACCGTTCGATTCGTGGAACAAATCAATAACATGCATCAAGCAGGCATAAGAACATTTGTAGAAGTTGGGCCGGGAACAGTACTCAGTGGACTTATTCGTCGAATCCTAAAGGGAAAAGAGCATACATGCATCAGTCTCAACAGTAAAAAAACTTCTGATGTCACCGCATTCATCCATGCCATCGGCCGTATGTGGACTCTTGGAATTCCGATGAATATTCAGAACCTTTGGGCCGAGCAATTCAGCGTCGAGGCTCCTCGCACCGAGCTTACCGTACACCGTACGGAGCCATCATTCGCCAAGGTAGCTTAA
- a CDS encoding FkbM family methyltransferase, producing MSGANIKIDASKAIIEEDWVNLKRCKHGLILYNRNDYSVGRCMDLYGEWCEHEVQLLVSLLEPGDVVLDVGANIGTHTVPLAKAVEGSGGIVYAFEPQHLAFQFLCANLALNRILNVLFSQQAVGEICCDIKVPVLPPWETINFAGLKIEQDGTGEPVPQKTIDSMALKRCDMIKVDVEGMESQVLKGASNTIANHKPLLFVENNSEPGSRELLEILDNLGYTCMWHLENYFNPDNFYQNSINVFQQHRPEVNMLCFHPDRPIPSSIQNQLMPVNGLDDNFKTAIIRSGRFNFSPSRED from the coding sequence ATGAGTGGAGCAAATATCAAGATTGACGCTAGCAAAGCTATCATTGAGGAAGACTGGGTTAACCTCAAACGCTGTAAACACGGTTTAATCCTTTACAATAGGAACGATTATTCTGTTGGTCGTTGCATGGATTTATACGGTGAGTGGTGTGAGCATGAAGTGCAACTTCTGGTCTCGCTTCTCGAACCCGGCGACGTCGTTCTCGATGTTGGTGCTAACATCGGCACCCATACCGTTCCATTGGCCAAAGCGGTGGAAGGCTCAGGCGGTATTGTTTACGCATTTGAGCCCCAGCATCTCGCTTTCCAGTTTCTTTGCGCCAACCTTGCCCTTAACAGAATCCTCAATGTCCTCTTCTCTCAGCAAGCTGTCGGCGAGATATGCTGTGACATTAAAGTACCCGTGCTTCCGCCTTGGGAAACAATTAATTTCGCTGGCCTAAAGATTGAACAGGACGGCACTGGTGAACCAGTACCCCAAAAAACTATCGACAGCATGGCGCTAAAGCGTTGTGACATGATTAAAGTCGACGTCGAGGGGATGGAATCTCAGGTACTTAAAGGAGCATCGAACACGATAGCCAACCACAAACCACTGCTATTTGTTGAAAACAACTCAGAGCCAGGGTCCAGGGAACTGTTGGAGATCCTAGATAACCTTGGCTACACTTGCATGTGGCATCTCGAAAATTACTTCAATCCTGATAATTTCTACCAAAATTCAATCAATGTGTTTCAGCAGCACCGCCCAGAAGTCAACATGCTCTGCTTCCACCCAGACCGCCCCATACCATCAAGCATCCAAAACCAACTCATGCCTGTGAACGGTCTCGATGATAATTTTAAAACAGCAATTATCCGTTCCGGTCGATTCAACTTTTCGCCCTCTAGAGAAGATTAG
- a CDS encoding DsbA family protein: protein MIMRSSRPLAAILLAMGLTLMLTSCISRDDFRDLKGNQEKILAKVSVLGTQTLRPGVKPPPKVQPVAKQAAAQDPGAGAAKADPSQRRYNSPDPEKVYSFRVGDSPTQGPDDAWVTLVHVFNFQEMFSGQMAPILKDLKTQYGENLRLVFKHYPLERRTRSMPAANGSMCAHEQGKFWEFHDTLFETQFELEDTDLLGYAKTAKVDLIKWQNCYRENKYKEHILTDQRTAAILGSLGAPAFFINGRYLKGFQPTEVLQDLIETELDKAKKSGTNKAQYYQNEIVIKGRQSI from the coding sequence ATGATCATGCGTTCGAGCCGTCCATTGGCCGCTATTTTACTTGCTATGGGTCTAACTCTGATGCTCACGAGCTGCATCTCACGAGATGATTTTCGAGACCTCAAAGGCAACCAGGAAAAAATCCTGGCTAAAGTTAGCGTTTTAGGGACCCAAACACTGCGACCAGGAGTAAAGCCACCACCCAAAGTGCAACCCGTTGCCAAACAAGCCGCAGCTCAAGATCCAGGGGCAGGTGCTGCTAAAGCTGATCCTTCGCAACGAAGGTACAATAGCCCAGATCCTGAAAAGGTTTACTCATTTCGCGTTGGGGACTCACCGACTCAAGGTCCCGACGACGCTTGGGTTACCCTAGTACATGTCTTTAATTTCCAAGAGATGTTCTCTGGCCAAATGGCTCCAATTCTCAAAGATCTGAAAACGCAATACGGTGAGAATCTACGATTGGTCTTCAAACACTATCCCCTTGAGCGTCGGACACGGTCTATGCCGGCGGCGAACGGATCTATGTGTGCACACGAGCAAGGTAAGTTCTGGGAGTTTCATGACACTCTTTTCGAGACCCAATTTGAACTCGAAGATACAGATCTACTCGGCTATGCTAAGACAGCCAAGGTTGACTTGATAAAGTGGCAAAACTGCTATCGAGAAAACAAATATAAGGAGCACATTCTAACGGACCAACGCACGGCCGCTATTCTAGGTTCTCTAGGAGCGCCGGCTTTCTTTATCAATGGACGATACTTAAAAGGTTTCCAGCCTACCGAAGTTCTCCAGGACTTGATTGAGACTGAACTCGACAAAGCCAAAAAGAGCGGGACCAATAAGGCCCAATACTATCAAAACGAGATTGTCATAAAGGGTCGTCAGAGTATCTAA
- a CDS encoding class I SAM-dependent methyltransferase → MMPHSYESYDEKASTYTALRRPLAAKRIAQFISGGGDGIDGAPTHDLSNIHLLDSGCGTGNYTVEFTKKGGENVYNLKKVHCSDFNMSMVKEAWNNVKQLITGDGLKTSTEDGELLPNLKTVSGADISFSVDNVCDMPGLKTGVYDAVINNQVVHHLRPDNDFSDLKAACKEWYRVLKSGGRISINFSPPVCVEIGMWWAECIPDAFSAWEKRAPTVETMRTALEEAGFDPNSVRFEHIYDEILYDADLYFDLDGFVEKSEYFAKNDSTFALCKEGELAAAVEKIKKLKADGELEAWFERKNMQRKQVGQTVCVFAVKK, encoded by the coding sequence ATGATGCCACACTCTTACGAATCCTACGACGAAAAAGCCTCCACCTACACAGCTCTACGCCGCCCGTTGGCTGCCAAAAGAATTGCTCAATTTATCTCAGGCGGTGGAGATGGCATCGATGGAGCGCCCACACATGACCTTTCCAATATTCATCTTTTAGATTCTGGTTGTGGGACGGGAAATTACACCGTCGAATTTACGAAAAAGGGTGGAGAGAATGTTTATAACCTGAAAAAAGTTCATTGTTCCGACTTCAATATGAGTATGGTGAAAGAGGCTTGGAATAACGTTAAGCAATTAATCACGGGTGACGGTTTGAAAACCAGTACTGAAGACGGGGAACTATTGCCTAATCTGAAGACAGTTTCTGGGGCGGATATTTCATTCTCTGTAGATAATGTGTGTGACATGCCCGGGCTAAAAACGGGAGTGTATGATGCGGTGATTAACAACCAAGTTGTCCACCACCTGCGTCCGGACAACGATTTCTCTGATCTTAAAGCAGCTTGCAAGGAATGGTATAGAGTTCTTAAATCCGGCGGCCGGATTAGTATTAATTTCTCTCCTCCGGTTTGTGTTGAAATCGGCATGTGGTGGGCGGAGTGCATCCCTGATGCGTTCAGTGCCTGGGAGAAACGCGCGCCTACTGTAGAGACGATGAGAACTGCATTAGAAGAAGCAGGTTTTGATCCGAACAGTGTGCGATTTGAACATATTTACGACGAAATTTTGTACGACGCCGACCTTTACTTTGATTTGGACGGGTTTGTGGAGAAGAGTGAGTACTTCGCCAAGAATGATTCGACCTTTGCATTATGTAAAGAGGGGGAGCTGGCGGCAGCCGTAGAGAAGATAAAGAAGCTAAAGGCAGATGGAGAGTTGGAGGCTTGGTTTGAGCGAAAAAATATGCAGCGTAAACAGGTTGGGCAGACAGTCTGTGTCTTTGCGGTGAAGAAGTAA